One stretch of Pelmatolapia mariae isolate MD_Pm_ZW linkage group LG3_W, Pm_UMD_F_2, whole genome shotgun sequence DNA includes these proteins:
- the LOC134623766 gene encoding Fc receptor-like protein 5, with protein sequence MLTDVSRPDVFEAAAAATLSIHPGRSFFFYYETVTLSCAVPGNFSSWTVKRNTSTKSSVSCETWGKLNGSSCTIKVVYPFDSGVYWCESDSGECSNTINIRVRTGLILQGPAVPLTEGDSVTLNCSYKEKYAKESTSNFSAAFYRNGAFIEKMPEGRLRLIHVSKENEGFYKCEHPTKGQSPEIWLEVRGGDDDDDGEEGAEPRRGW encoded by the exons ATGTTAACTGATGTGTCTCGACCTGATGTTTTtgaagctgcagctgctgctacTCTCAGCATCCATCCCGGCAGGTCATTCTTCTTTTATTATGAAACTGTGACTCTGAGCTGTGCAGTGCCAGGTAATTTCAGCAGCTGGACAGTGAAGAGAAACACATCCACAAAGTCTTCTGTTTCATGTGAGACCTGGGGCAAATTAAATGGATCATCCTGCACCATCAAAGTTGTCTACCCATTTGACAGTGGAGTGTACTGGTGTGAGTCTGACAGCGGGGAGTGCAGCAACACCATCAACATCAGAGTGAGAA CTGGTCTGATCCTGCAGGGTCCTGCTGTTCCTCTGACTGAGGGAGACAGTGTGACACTAAACTGCTCCTATAAGGAAAAATATGCAAAGGAGTCTACGTCCAATTTCAGTGCTGCTTTCTACAGAAATGGTGCTTTTATTGAAAAAATGCCTGAAGGAAGGTTGAGGCTTATCCATGTGTCCAAGGAGAACGAAGGCTTCTACAAGTGTGAACATCCCACAAAAGGACAATCACCAGAGATCTGGCTGGAAGTGAgaggtggtgatgatgatgatgatggtg AAGAAGGAGCAGAACCACGAAGGGGTTGGTGA